The genomic window ATTCATTTTAGTTACAGTAGTGTTTCAATATGCAAAAAAGGAAATCTTGTACTACTTTAATTTATCATTAacatgatattaattaattattaataataacagttGTATGTACTTAGACTATGCATAAGTTAACACACACAAAAAGGgggaaataaaacaaagtagttaaaagaaatatgctttaagtattacaataaaacaataatatcatGATCATACTGAGTGGAATTAATTGAGGgaagtttaataaaacatttcaatataataataaaatattatttatttattagttgtaATCCTTCCTCTCATAGTAAGAATGTTCCTTGTTTATCTTCAAAACTGTTCACTATCCcaatagtaatttaaatattattgttaatatatttaaaataatgagtGGAACtgaaaataagaagaaaaaatttatatgttttGATATTACTGATAAACTTACTTCTTTAGGTTTTAAGCTAAATGTAAATATTCCTGATATGCATTATTCTTAAATCTTTTATAGTATTATGTACctagtaaaagtaaaaacatattttttaattcttttgcaCTACTGAACATTTCTAGATTAccaatacaattatttacaataaacatttaGTTAAGTAGCTAAAGAGTCTGAGAATAGCTACAGCATTAGGTGTTGTAGCTTTTGAGTTGAAGGTCAGTACCTATTTCTTCTTATCTTGAACgtacttacaattttatttacaccTGTGCTGTCTCTGATTGCCCAGAATGCACATAGTAACCCTGCATCATCTCCTAAATGCTATGCTGTATAAGCCATATCACCTAAGTCATGTCAATTGGCAATTGACAAGCAATTGCCAACTCAGAAAAGGGTCAGTgcaaacaatattaaaacactaGTTCAAGTAAGATAATATACAGTAATCTTATTGTATTACATGTACAACAGATGGTTTCAGGCCAACCAAGTGCAGAAACAGCCTAGGAATAAAATAAGAAGTTCTCAATGTTTGTACAAAACATTATGTTTATCTCCAATAATCGAATGGAATGAAAATCGAATATGTGACGCGGTGATAGTCTATTAGGTAAATCTTTGGCTTCCCTTTCAGAAGGGGTTCAAGTTCAACCCCCGCACACACCACTGACTGAATAGTGAGTGTTATGTGTGTATTTCAGCAAttagatttatatataaattcgcATTAACTGTGAAGGCAAACATGGCGAagaaacctgcctgagagttctccatattgttctcaactGTGTGGGAAGTCTAACAAACCATActtggccagcctggtggactacagcctaaacccttcttgttctgagaggagaccagtgccctgtaatgggttgatcatGATGAAATGTGGAAATCAGCTGACTAAAGTCAGTATAATTGAAATTAAGTAGATTGTTTACTCACTTCTTGTAACTGTTCGTATTGACCTGACAAGATTTAGAACTTGAAACTTAACAGAAGACTGGTCCTCAAACCCTTGATTTGGTGAATTTGATCCCCATCCCACTGtatgaacaaaataaaagattaaaatttagGTAAGAGACTTCGTTTAGGGGTTTTTCCTTCCTTATTTTGTGAGTACTAACTTTTCTTATGATGTCTTCTATACTAGCTAAAAAATGTATACGTTATTTGGTTTACAATATTATTCAGTGCAGTTGTTTAAAAGTTGCACTTATTTCGTTGTAAAACAGATAATTACAATAAGTTAAAGGTTAGGAGTCGCTTACTTTTTTGCATAAACCTTTCTTCGTGAAGGACGCAGACTGCGTTTAGACAAAGTAATGTAGCTTCAAATAAATTCCATAATGTAAGCATTATAAGGCCTCCTAATCACtagaaatgataataaaatcaaataagacCAACAACCGTTTGTTATTATTACAATCTGACAACTGCTGACTTTTATTTGTTCAACGTCAACTGTCAACTGTGaagtgatatatatatagcgGTTTGCCAACTCCACATGCTGCGGTACGAGCTAGTACAAGACTTCAGACTACACACTCTCGCACTCATACAAGTCATAAAAGGTAGGTAGCTATGGTAGCCGTATAGTTTCAGATCCCGTATAAGAAATATATACCCTCATCTGTTATTTATAAGggataagaaataattaaaacttctaCTTGTCTcgtaagttatttaaaaaaattggacacCAGTTGAGAGAGTATACCCTGCAGAGTTAAAAAAGTAAAGGTTGTCCCTgtgctatggagggtagaggtaaggagagtcatctgtgtatatgaaaaagtgtcgtcaaaatgtattaaattaggatggcgtcacatttgcatcagggtaactcttaaaagaagcgccaaatataaatattgttagagtaggcttgaaaaataaacaaggaagtatggagatacaaggaagtaaggttatatttaccacaatattttgtacaacgtaagttgttgaacttctcaataattaactattgactatggagggtagaggtaaggagagtcatcttatatgggagaaaagttgaaaaagtgtccagttgttgcgctaaataacagttcaaaaatcctccacaatggcgctggtggatgcacagggtatggtatgaatgtagcaatcgtagatgaattgaagtatgccgagttaaaaaatttaatgtcattatcgactaaagtagttaattattgagaatttcaacaacttacgttgtacaaaatattgtggtaaatataaccttacttccttgtatctccatacttccttgtttatttttcaagcctactctaacaatatttatatttggcgcttcttttaagagttaccctgatgcaaatgtggcgccatcctaatttaatacattttgacaaCACTTTTTcttatacacagatgactctccatacctctaccctccatactattgacattaaattttttaactcggcatacttcaattcatctacgattgctacattcataccagcgccattgtggaggattgttgaactgttatttagcgcatacactggacactttttcaacttttctcccatatgagatgactctccttacctctaccctccataccctGTGCCTAACTGTAGGGTTGCCAGGTATAAGTAGGTGAGAACCTAAATGTTATTGATATACTCTCATAAGTTATAATATGATCattatatcaaatgaaagtttattttactcTGTATCTTATTGTATTAAGTGGCCTAATTAAAAACTTGGTTTAACGATGGTTGCCTGATTTAGGTGTAAATTTAAACACAAGTGGCAAGAGTGACAGTGTTGCCTTGCCAGCACAACTCATGCCACAGTTAATAATATATCGTCATATTAATCCATTGAAGGCATGAAAAGGGTTTTTGGcctttttggccgtagtccactacgttGGCCCAGTACGTTGGATTTCAAGAGTACGAATTGTTTGATTTCAAgagcttttgagaacattatggggaactcaggcatgcatgtttccatctataaatttattaaggtATAAATTTCTTATACGGGATCTGGCCCTAGTAGTGCTTCACTGCGAAGTTACAAGAAAACTAGGAAAAGTCGGTTTTTAAAGCGCACCACGCTGTAGTGACTACTGACTAGTCACTCACTGGTCTATGCTAGTAACTCGTTGTCACTGTCAGCTCGTCGTGAATTTGTCAACTTTTAATGTCTATGGAATTTGCGAGTTTCGCGGACCTACCTGTAAATACTTTCCGATTTGAATTTTGACTATTGTGGTAATCAccaacgattaaaaaaaaaaattcgaataAGTTCAACATAAAATTATGGTTTCTTAGTCTTCAACTCACTCTGCGATAAAAGTGCGTTCAAGAGATGTGATTATGAACGGTGTTGGTACCAATAAGAAGGCAACAGTTTCTAGCAAAATCGTTTTGGTACCAAACGAATTTGCCATGGAAAATAGAACAATGAATGTCGAAACCAAAATGGAAACAGATGAAAAAGATAAATTTAGAGATCCTAACGTAAAAGCAGTTTCTAGCGTCCAAGCAATGGAATTGGAATCCTCCGAGACAGCTAGCACTCAGCAGAGCCTGGATCCAGATGATCAGTACAGTACTGACTGTGATCCCTTAGGTTCTGTTTGCGGCCCACATTCAAATTGCCCATGTTCAGTACACAGTAAGATTACCAGCGAGGATGAAGACAGCAAAGATCCGCCGTTAAGATCATCCCTATTGGAATATGATGAAACTTGTGACCCAGAACAAAACACCGTTATTATTAAATCAGATAATGTTCCAAcactgtttataaataaatcaggTATGGTTTTAAATACCTAAACTATAACTATTTACCTACCACATTAACagcaatttcatttaaattgccTAATTTTACagaatatatacaaatattcaacagaaaaaaaacgtgtgaggcgtcacgggacgcctggcagatgtgaaacatcaaaattgttttctgtaagttattgcagatattgcataatgaactGATAAAGCATAGCAAAttttttccacaaataaaaaaaaatacaaccaaatggataaccactcctttttgtaaggtggttaataatgactgttttaatacaaaataatattcatttttattgttacatacaaaatagaaatattcaatcatatagcgacAGGCTGCCTGTGCCGCCAcaccaaaaatcaggtttactcTCCActtatagatgtttcacatcaaaatgcCTATAAATTTTGCAAAATTGAACATTAATGAATGACAGTGCCTCATACACAtgtatgatatataaatataattttttatcattttgctttttatattgttaaagtcaaagtatctttattacaaaaatatctttattcaagtatctttagtacccataggtggcaattttgatgcatacataaaaattacacggtagtgagatgatggcaataaccacatttgtaaacttaaaactaaaactatgagggttccaaacgctttTTTTGagcatctcacaatgtcattttaaattattagaacaggttagagcaataatttacacccaagcttttttattgatgaTGTATGTTAGTCATACACtgcctattttatatttatttgtgtatgtaAGAAATTTAATTTCTATACTAATTTATTCCCAAACCTAAAATTACACCTTAACTGCAATAAACCTGGTTATTATTTCAGTTACTATGACCAAATCCCAAGTAACAACGGGTGAGAAGAACATAGGTAATGTCATAATTTCCAATGATAATAATGTATTACCGATTGTCAAAAATAATGCATGTAATGACCAAATGTTGTATGCTGAAGATGAAGGACCAAAACTATATCAAGTGAAAGGTAAATATTTGATGCTAAGTTATCTTGcagcatatatgtatatatatagactgttggaagacatttttttatttatttatttatttatttatattcttattctaacactatccttacagaatacttaaacctaatgcgatagtgtagccttttttttttttttttacataatcttaacattataatattacctattcgggtaacaaataacccacattgcgatcctcgtcaattcactcagagcgcaacaatacaaatcacattgctctgatatgacattgaggatgcggAGGGCGCGCGTCATTGGTGCCTCTTTTAATAAGTTTGTCCGCCCAATCGGTACTTCCAGCAGTGTCGGCCGTCGCCTCCGCCTCACATACCCCTCGGGGACACACAACCTTACTTGCATTAGCACGTCCGGATTGTGTGTCCTACCTCGCATTACCTCTACAATATAAGCCACGAGTGTAAATTCCCTCCGTGCTCTCAGCTCTTCGTAACCCACCATGCCTAGTACAAATAATGTCGGATACATAAGGGGATAGAAGGGGTATACGCCatacattcttaaatataagtacctaataaatttattttgcacCCGCTCCAACATGAGGCTATATTTAGTTTCATTTGGGGCCCAAATGACTGCATTAGCTTCTAATTGACTCCTAACTAGTGCATTGTACAGAGCAGCGACAGCCTTCATATTGTTGAAACCACGAACCGTACGAAGCATGAAGCCTAGATTTCTATATGCTTTTTTACAGCATTTCATGATATGACTACGAAACGTTAGCCCAGTGTTGAAGTTAACGCCCAAGTCTCTCACCTCTACTACTCTGGATATCGGCTTTCCGTTAAGTTTATAATCGAAAAGGAAGGGGGTATGTGAC from Pararge aegeria chromosome 20, ilParAegt1.1, whole genome shotgun sequence includes these protein-coding regions:
- the LOC120632654 gene encoding immediate early response 3-interacting protein 1, with product MLTLWNLFEATLLCLNAVCVLHEERFMQKMGWGSNSPNQGFEDQSSVKFQVLNLVRSIRTVTRIPLIILNILTIIFKLLLG